A region of the Candidatus Marsarchaeota archaeon genome:
TCATACCTAGGTATGCCGGAAAGCCCAACAATTTTTCAAAGCGTGGCATGCTCTCCCAAACAGAGCAGGAAACGCTCAAAAAGCTCCTCGCCAATTAAAAATAGGTCGTCGCATGCCCGGGATTCCAGAAGCGCTTAAATCAAGGATGCAGAAGCAAGGCTACCACTTTGCAGGCAGGCATTCTGCCGTGAAGATATGCGAATACACGTCAAAGGGCATGCGTGGCGGAATCCTGTGCTACAAGCACGCTTTCTACGGGATAGAGAGCTGGAGATGCATGCAGGCAACGCCAGCCATAGGCTGCGACCTCGGATGCAGGTTCTGCTGGCGCATCATACCAGAGGAAATGGGGATAAACTGGAATGAGCTCAATGCAGTTGACAGCTGGGACGATCCCGAATTTATAGTCGACAAGATGATTGAGGAGCAGCGCAGGATAGTGAGCGGCTACAGATCCATGGCAGATACCCCGCTCAAGCAGAAGCGCTGGGAAGAGGCCAATGCGCCAAAGCACGTGGCGATAAGCCTTACGGGAGAACCTACCTTCTATCCGAAGCTCAGCGCCCTCATTGCTGCATTCCACAGGCGTGGCATAAGCACGTTCCTTGTAACAAACGGAACGCTTCCCGAAGCGATAGCGAAACTGGACCCGTTGCCGACGCAGCTCTACATATCATTGCAGGCACCGGACGAGCAAAGCTACGACAACGTGGTCAGGCCAAAGATAAAGAACACATGGGAGCGCTTCACAGAATCGCTGCGCATGCTTGGCAACCTAAAGACAAGGACCGTGCTGCGCATGACGCTTGTGAAGGGCCTGAACATGCATAATCCCGAG
Encoded here:
- the twy1 gene encoding 4-demethylwyosine synthase TYW1, which encodes MPGIPEALKSRMQKQGYHFAGRHSAVKICEYTSKGMRGGILCYKHAFYGIESWRCMQATPAIGCDLGCRFCWRIIPEEMGINWNELNAVDSWDDPEFIVDKMIEEQRRIVSGYRSMADTPLKQKRWEEANAPKHVAISLTGEPTFYPKLSALIAAFHRRGISTFLVTNGTLPEAIAKLDPLPTQLYISLQAPDEQSYDNVVRPKIKNTWERFTESLRMLGNLKTRTVLRMTLVKGLNMHNPEGYASLIGMAKPNYVEVKGFSFVGGSRGPARGLSLQSMPTHTEIKEFAARLSSLTGYAYTAEHMPSRVVLLSRDEESAKNRIIDFTAIR